One Pseudomonas sp. MH9.2 DNA segment encodes these proteins:
- a CDS encoding CoA-transferase subunit beta yields MTYTTNEMMTVAAARRLKNGSVCFVGIGLPSKAANLARLTSSPDVVLIYESGPIGAKPNVLPLSIGDGELAETADTVVSTGEIFRYWLQGGRVDVGFLGAAQVDRFGNINTTVVGDYHNPKVRLPGAGGAPEIAGSAKQVLIILKQSARAFVNKLDFITSVGHGEGGDSRKRLGLPGAGPVGIITDLCIMEPEAGTHEFVVTTLHPGVTREQVIAATGWELRFAENVVYSAEPTETELTALRDLEARTAIAHGQAPGEA; encoded by the coding sequence ATGACGTACACCACCAATGAAATGATGACAGTCGCTGCAGCCCGTCGTTTGAAGAACGGCTCGGTCTGCTTCGTCGGCATCGGTCTGCCTTCCAAGGCCGCGAACCTGGCCCGCCTGACGTCCTCGCCGGATGTGGTGCTGATTTACGAATCCGGCCCGATCGGCGCCAAGCCGAACGTGCTGCCACTGTCGATTGGCGACGGCGAACTGGCGGAAACCGCCGACACTGTTGTCTCCACCGGTGAAATTTTTCGCTACTGGTTGCAAGGTGGCCGGGTCGACGTCGGTTTTCTGGGTGCCGCTCAGGTTGACCGCTTTGGCAACATCAACACCACCGTGGTGGGCGACTATCACAATCCGAAGGTCCGCTTGCCGGGAGCTGGCGGTGCGCCGGAGATTGCCGGTTCCGCGAAGCAGGTGTTGATCATCCTCAAGCAATCGGCGCGGGCGTTCGTCAACAAGCTCGACTTCATCACGTCTGTCGGTCACGGCGAAGGCGGGGATTCACGCAAGAGACTCGGTTTGCCCGGTGCCGGTCCGGTGGGGATCATCACCGATCTGTGCATCATGGAACCTGAAGCCGGTACCCATGAGTTCGTGGTCACGACCCTGCATCCAGGCGTGACTCGCGAGCAAGTCATCGCCGCCACCGGTTGGGAATTGCGCTTTGCCGAGAATGTCGTGTACTCGGCTGAACCTACCGAAACAGAATTGACCGCTTTGCGTGATCTGGAAGCGCGTACCGCCATCGCTCATGGTCAGGCACCGGGAGAAGCATGA
- the adeC gene encoding AdeC/AdeK/OprM family multidrug efflux complex outer membrane factor — MSKSLIALAVTAFILGGCSLIPDYNQPAAPVSAQWPQGPAYSPTESAAVAAAEQGWRQFFQDPALQQLIETALVNNRDLRVAALNIDAYRAQYRIQRADLFPAVSADGSGSRQRVPADLSTSGKAGINSQYSATLGISAYELDLFGRVRSLSEQALETYFSSEEARRSTQISLVASVANAYLVWEADKEQLKLTQDTLKAFEESYRLTARSNEVGVASALDVSQSRTSVEGARVKLAQYQRLVAQDQNNLTLLLGTGLPANLPASQPLSADLLSKMPAGLPSDLLQRRPDILEAEHKLKASNANIGAARAAFFPSITLTASAGTASPDLSGLFNGGSGTWLFSPKINLPIFNAGSLRASLDYSKIQKDIGVANYEKTIQTAFQEVSDGLASRQTYNDQLKAQRDLVAANQDYYRLAERRYRIGIDSNLTFLDAQRSLFSAQQSLITDRLSQLVSEVNLYKALGGGWYEQTGQAKPATGDVPETRLF; from the coding sequence ATGAGCAAGTCCCTGATCGCTCTGGCAGTCACCGCGTTCATTCTTGGCGGCTGCTCGTTGATCCCCGATTACAATCAGCCAGCAGCGCCGGTGTCTGCGCAATGGCCACAAGGTCCGGCTTATTCGCCAACTGAATCGGCCGCAGTCGCCGCTGCCGAACAAGGCTGGCGTCAGTTTTTTCAAGACCCGGCCCTGCAACAGCTGATTGAGACCGCGCTGGTCAACAACCGCGACCTGCGTGTCGCGGCTCTGAACATCGACGCCTACCGTGCGCAATATCGCATCCAGCGCGCCGACCTGTTCCCGGCCGTTTCGGCCGATGGCAGCGGCAGCCGTCAACGCGTTCCGGCCGACCTGTCCACCAGCGGCAAAGCGGGCATCAACAGTCAATACTCGGCGACCCTGGGCATCAGCGCCTATGAGCTGGATCTGTTCGGCCGCGTACGCAGCCTCAGCGAGCAAGCGCTGGAGACTTACTTCTCCAGCGAGGAAGCTCGCCGCAGCACGCAGATCAGTTTGGTGGCCAGCGTCGCCAATGCCTACCTGGTATGGGAGGCAGACAAGGAACAGCTCAAGCTGACTCAGGACACGCTTAAAGCGTTCGAAGAGAGCTACCGGCTCACCGCCCGCAGCAATGAAGTCGGCGTCGCTTCTGCGCTGGACGTGAGCCAGTCACGGACGTCGGTTGAAGGTGCCCGTGTCAAACTGGCGCAATACCAACGGCTGGTCGCTCAAGACCAGAATAACCTGACGCTGCTGCTGGGCACCGGCCTCCCGGCCAACTTGCCTGCAAGCCAGCCGCTCAGTGCCGATCTGCTCAGCAAAATGCCGGCGGGCTTGCCGTCGGACTTGCTGCAACGGCGCCCGGACATCCTTGAAGCAGAGCATAAGCTCAAGGCCTCCAACGCCAACATCGGCGCAGCGCGAGCCGCGTTCTTCCCAAGCATCACCCTGACAGCCAGTGCCGGCACTGCCAGCCCTGATCTGTCCGGGCTGTTCAATGGCGGCTCGGGCACTTGGTTGTTCTCGCCGAAAATCAATCTGCCGATTTTCAACGCGGGCAGCCTGCGTGCCAGCCTGGATTACTCCAAAATCCAGAAAGACATTGGCGTCGCCAATTACGAAAAGACCATTCAGACCGCGTTCCAGGAAGTCTCCGACGGGCTGGCCTCGCGCCAGACCTACAACGACCAGCTCAAGGCCCAGCGTGATCTGGTTGCTGCCAACCAGGACTACTACCGTTTGGCCGAGCGTCGTTACCGGATCGGGATCGACAGCAACCTGACGTTCCTCGACGCCCAGCGCTCGCTGTTCAGTGCGCAACAGTCATTGATCACTGATCGCCTCTCGCAACTGGTCAGCGAGGTCAATCTGTACAAAGCCTTGGGTGGCGGTTGGTACGAACAGACCGGACAGGCCAAACCTGCGACCGGCGACGTGCCTGAAACCAGACTGTTCTAG
- the pcaF gene encoding 3-oxoadipyl-CoA thiolase, whose product MMRDVYICDAIRTPIGRFGGGLSTVRADDLAALPIKALMERNPSVNWDEVDEVFFGCANQAGEDNRNVARMAALLAGLPQSIPGVTLNRLCASGMDAVGTAFRAIASGEMELAIAGGVESMSRAPFVMGKADAAFSRNMKLEDTTIGWRFINPLMKAQYGVDAMPQTGDNVADDYKISRADQDAFALRSQQRTAVAQAAGYFAEEIVPVRVTHKKGETIVAHDEHPRADTSLETLSKLKPVNGAGKTVTAGNASGVNDGAAAMILASADAVKKHGLTARARVLGMASAAVAPRVMGIGPVPAVRKLVERLGLAVTDFDVIELNEAFASQGLAVLRELDLADDAPQVNPNGGAIALGHPLGMSGARLILTALHQLEKTGGRKGLATMCVGVGQGLALAIERV is encoded by the coding sequence ATGATGCGTGACGTTTATATCTGTGATGCGATTCGTACACCGATTGGCCGTTTTGGCGGTGGCCTGTCGACGGTGCGTGCCGATGACCTGGCTGCACTGCCGATCAAAGCGCTGATGGAGCGTAACCCGTCGGTGAACTGGGACGAGGTCGATGAAGTGTTTTTCGGCTGCGCGAATCAGGCCGGTGAAGACAACCGCAATGTGGCGCGTATGGCCGCTTTGTTGGCGGGCCTGCCGCAGAGCATTCCCGGGGTGACCCTCAACCGTCTTTGCGCCTCGGGCATGGACGCGGTCGGTACAGCCTTCCGCGCCATCGCCAGCGGTGAGATGGAGCTGGCGATTGCTGGCGGTGTTGAGTCGATGTCCCGCGCGCCTTTCGTCATGGGCAAGGCTGATGCCGCGTTTTCGCGCAACATGAAACTGGAAGACACCACCATTGGCTGGCGCTTCATCAACCCATTGATGAAGGCTCAGTACGGCGTCGATGCCATGCCGCAGACCGGCGACAACGTCGCTGATGACTATAAGATTTCTCGTGCTGATCAGGATGCTTTCGCCCTGCGCAGCCAACAGCGCACGGCCGTGGCTCAGGCCGCAGGCTATTTCGCTGAAGAAATCGTGCCGGTGCGTGTTACGCACAAAAAAGGCGAAACCATTGTCGCGCACGATGAACACCCTCGTGCCGATACCAGCCTGGAAACCCTGAGCAAGCTTAAACCGGTCAACGGGGCAGGCAAGACCGTCACCGCTGGCAATGCTTCAGGCGTCAATGATGGCGCGGCAGCCATGATTCTGGCCTCTGCCGACGCCGTGAAAAAGCATGGTTTGACCGCCCGGGCTCGGGTGCTGGGGATGGCCAGCGCGGCAGTCGCTCCGCGCGTGATGGGCATTGGTCCGGTGCCTGCAGTTCGCAAACTGGTCGAGCGTCTTGGCTTGGCCGTGACTGATTTCGATGTGATCGAACTCAACGAAGCCTTCGCCAGCCAAGGCCTGGCTGTGTTGCGTGAACTGGATCTCGCCGATGATGCGCCGCAGGTCAATCCCAACGGTGGGGCGATTGCGTTGGGTCATCCTTTGGGCATGAGTGGCGCACGTCTGATTCTGACGGCCCTGCATCAGCTGGAAAAAACCGGTGGCCGGAAAGGGCTCGCGACCATGTGCGTGGGGGTCGGGCAAGGCTTGGCGTTAGCCATCGAAAGAGTCTGA
- a CDS encoding TetR family transcriptional regulator produces the protein MVRRTKEEAQETRSQILEAAEKAFYERGVARTTLADIAKLAGVTRGAIYWHFSNKADLVQAMLDSLHEPLDEMAKASESEDEVDPLGCMRKLLIHLFHQVALDPKTRRINEILFHKCEFTDEMCDMRRQRQAAAVDCNDRIGLALSNAVRKNQLPADLNTTRASICLHGYIDGILGQWLLIPDSFALCKEAEQLVDTVLDMLRLSPALRS, from the coding sequence ATGGTCCGTCGCACCAAAGAGGAAGCTCAGGAAACCCGAAGCCAGATTCTGGAAGCTGCCGAGAAGGCGTTCTATGAGCGCGGGGTGGCCCGCACCACGCTCGCGGACATTGCCAAGCTTGCGGGTGTGACTCGTGGCGCCATTTATTGGCACTTCAGCAATAAAGCTGATCTGGTGCAGGCGATGCTCGACAGCCTGCATGAGCCGCTCGATGAAATGGCCAAAGCCAGCGAAAGTGAGGACGAAGTTGACCCGCTGGGCTGCATGCGAAAATTGCTGATTCATTTGTTTCATCAAGTTGCACTAGACCCTAAAACCCGTCGCATCAATGAAATTCTGTTTCATAAGTGCGAATTCACCGATGAAATGTGTGACATGCGGCGACAGCGTCAAGCTGCAGCCGTCGACTGCAATGACCGCATCGGGCTGGCCCTGAGCAATGCCGTGCGTAAAAACCAATTGCCTGCCGATCTGAACACCACACGCGCCTCGATCTGTCTGCATGGCTATATTGACGGCATTCTTGGCCAGTGGTTGCTGATCCCGGACAGCTTTGCGCTCTGTAAAGAGGCCGAGCAACTGGTCGATACCGTTCTGGACATGCTTCGCTTGAGCCCCGCTTTGCGTTCTTGA
- a CDS encoding efflux RND transporter periplasmic adaptor subunit: MQFKPAVTVLVTAVALATLLSGCNKKQEAAPAPPPPQVGVVTLQTQAYTLTTELPGRTTAYRIAEVRPQVNGIILKRLFTEGGDVKAGEQLYQIDPALYEATANSAKATLQSAKSLADRYKQLVNEQAVSRQEYDTAQASALEAQAALQTAQINLRYTKVLAPISGRIGRSAVTEGALVNNAQTNAMAVIQQLDPIYVDVVQSSTDMLKLRHELEGGQLQKAGENAAKVKLTLEDNSPYPLEGKLEFSEVSVDQTTGSVTLRAKFPNPAHTLLPGMFVHAQLQSGVNKAAILVPQQGVTRDLKGTPTSLIVNKDNKVELRTLVASRTVGNDWLVESGLNPGDRVITEGLQYVKPGAEVKVAEATNVKATNPAPAPATEKAASSKGE, translated from the coding sequence ATGCAATTCAAGCCAGCTGTTACCGTTCTGGTCACTGCCGTCGCCCTGGCAACACTGCTCAGCGGATGCAATAAAAAGCAAGAGGCTGCGCCAGCGCCGCCCCCTCCTCAGGTCGGTGTCGTTACCCTGCAAACGCAAGCTTATACCCTGACCACTGAGCTGCCGGGCCGTACCACGGCGTACCGCATTGCTGAAGTGCGTCCTCAGGTCAACGGCATCATTCTCAAGCGGTTGTTCACTGAAGGCGGTGACGTCAAGGCTGGCGAGCAGCTTTACCAGATCGACCCGGCGCTTTACGAAGCGACGGCCAACAGTGCCAAGGCGACCCTGCAGTCGGCAAAATCGCTGGCTGATCGTTATAAGCAGTTGGTGAACGAGCAGGCGGTGAGCCGCCAGGAATACGACACGGCACAAGCTTCCGCCCTGGAAGCACAGGCAGCCCTGCAGACCGCTCAGATCAACTTGCGCTACACCAAAGTGCTCGCCCCGATCTCCGGGCGTATCGGCCGCTCTGCCGTCACAGAAGGCGCGCTGGTCAATAACGCCCAGACCAACGCCATGGCAGTGATTCAGCAACTGGACCCGATCTACGTCGACGTTGTCCAGTCTTCGACCGACATGCTCAAGCTGCGGCATGAACTTGAAGGCGGCCAACTGCAAAAAGCCGGAGAAAACGCGGCCAAGGTCAAGTTGACCCTGGAAGACAACAGCCCCTATCCACTTGAAGGCAAACTGGAGTTCTCGGAAGTCTCGGTCGATCAGACCACAGGCTCCGTCACCTTGCGCGCCAAGTTCCCGAACCCGGCTCACACCTTACTGCCAGGCATGTTCGTGCATGCTCAACTGCAGTCTGGCGTGAACAAAGCCGCGATTCTGGTTCCGCAACAGGGCGTAACGCGTGACCTGAAAGGCACGCCGACCTCGCTGATCGTGAACAAGGACAACAAGGTAGAACTGCGCACCCTTGTGGCCTCGCGCACCGTTGGCAACGACTGGCTGGTCGAAAGCGGTCTGAACCCGGGTGACCGTGTCATTACCGAAGGTCTGCAGTACGTCAAACCTGGCGCTGAAGTGAAGGTCGCCGAAGCGACCAACGTCAAGGCAACAAACCCGGCACCTGCACCGGCCACTGAAAAAGCCGCGAGCAGTAAAGGGGAGTAA
- a CDS encoding efflux RND transporter permease subunit: MSKFFIDRPIFAWVIALIIMLVGALSILKLPINQYPAIAPPAIAIQVTYPGASAQTVQDTVVQVIEQQLNGIDNLRYVGSESNSDGSMTITATFNQGTNPDIAQVQVQNKLNLATPLLPQEVQQQGIRVTKAVKNFLMVVGLVSEDGSMTKDDLANYIVSNMQDPISRTAGVGDFQVFGAQYAMRIWLDPAKLNNFQLTPVDVKAAMTAQNVQVSSGQIGGLPALPGQQLNATIIGKTRLQTAEQFEKILLKVNLDGSQVRLKDVASVGLGGENYSVSAQFNGKAASGLAIKLATGANALDTAKAIRTTIAQLEPFFPPGMKAVYPYDTTPVVTESISGVIHTLVEAIVLVFLVMYLFLQNLRATIITTMTVPVVLLGTFGVLAAAGFTINTLTMFGMVLAIGLLVDDAIVVVENVERVMAEEKLSPRDATRKSMGQIQGALVGIALVLSAVLLPMAFFGGSTGVIYKQFSITIVSAMALSVLVALIFTPALCATLLKPIDHEKHGQPKRGFFGWFNRTFDRSVLSYERGVGNMIKHKTPAYLAYALIFAGMVWMFNSIPSAFLPEEDQGVIFAQVQTPAGSSSERTQTVLDNMRSYLLDKEGAGVKSVFTVNGFNFAGRGQSSGLAFIMLKPWDERTAENSVFALAKRAQAHFFSFRDSMTFAVVPPSVLELGNATGFDLYLQDQAGLGHAKLMEARNQFLGLAAQSKILAGVRPNGLNDEPQYQLVIDDERANALGVTMLDINTTLSIALGGNYVNDFIDRGRVKKVYVQGEAGSRMSPEDLKKWYVRNATGEMVPFASFASGKWVYGSPKLSRYNGVTAEEILGVPAPGYSTGQAMDEVESIIKKLPAGIGYSWTGLSYEERLSGSQAPALYALSLLVVFLCLAALYESWSIPISVMLVVPLGVIGALIATSMRGLSNDVFFQVGLLVTVGLSAKNAILIVEFAKELHEQGKSYTEAAIEACRMRLRPIVMTSMAFILGVVPLAISTGAGSGSQHSIGTGVIGGMITATVLAIFWVPLFFVSISSLFKSKVKPTETPHDEAGQ; the protein is encoded by the coding sequence ATGTCGAAATTTTTTATCGACCGTCCAATCTTTGCCTGGGTAATTGCCCTGATCATCATGTTGGTCGGGGCACTCTCGATCCTCAAACTGCCGATCAACCAATACCCGGCCATTGCACCGCCCGCCATCGCGATCCAGGTGACCTACCCAGGTGCGTCCGCACAGACCGTGCAGGACACCGTGGTTCAGGTCATCGAACAACAACTCAACGGTATCGACAACCTGCGGTATGTCGGTTCTGAAAGTAACTCCGATGGCAGCATGACCATCACTGCGACGTTCAACCAGGGCACCAACCCTGATATCGCGCAGGTTCAGGTCCAGAACAAACTGAACCTGGCAACACCCCTGCTGCCACAAGAAGTGCAGCAGCAAGGTATTCGTGTGACCAAGGCGGTGAAAAACTTCCTGATGGTCGTCGGTTTGGTGTCCGAAGACGGCAGCATGACCAAGGATGACTTGGCCAACTACATCGTGTCGAACATGCAGGACCCTATCTCACGGACCGCCGGTGTCGGTGACTTTCAGGTCTTCGGTGCCCAGTACGCCATGCGTATCTGGCTGGACCCGGCCAAGCTGAACAACTTCCAGCTGACCCCGGTGGACGTTAAAGCCGCTATGACGGCACAGAACGTTCAGGTTTCATCGGGTCAGATCGGTGGTCTGCCTGCGCTTCCCGGCCAACAACTGAACGCCACCATCATTGGCAAAACCCGTCTGCAAACAGCCGAACAATTCGAAAAAATCCTACTCAAGGTCAACCTTGATGGCTCCCAGGTACGCCTGAAAGATGTCGCCAGCGTCGGTCTGGGGGGCGAGAACTACAGCGTCAGTGCCCAGTTCAACGGCAAAGCGGCTTCCGGCCTTGCCATTAAACTGGCCACTGGCGCCAACGCACTGGACACCGCGAAAGCGATCCGCACCACGATTGCCCAACTGGAACCTTTTTTTCCGCCTGGCATGAAAGCGGTGTATCCGTATGACACCACGCCAGTCGTCACTGAATCGATCTCGGGTGTAATCCACACCCTGGTCGAAGCCATCGTTCTGGTGTTCCTGGTGATGTACCTGTTCCTGCAGAACTTGCGGGCCACGATCATCACCACGATGACCGTGCCCGTGGTCTTGCTCGGTACGTTCGGTGTCCTCGCGGCGGCGGGCTTTACCATCAACACCCTGACCATGTTCGGCATGGTGCTGGCCATCGGCTTGCTGGTGGACGATGCGATTGTGGTGGTGGAGAACGTCGAACGGGTAATGGCCGAAGAAAAACTGTCACCCAGAGACGCCACGCGAAAATCCATGGGTCAGATTCAAGGGGCTCTGGTCGGTATTGCCTTGGTACTGTCGGCGGTTCTGCTGCCAATGGCGTTCTTCGGCGGCTCCACAGGGGTGATTTACAAACAGTTCTCGATCACCATCGTTTCAGCCATGGCGCTCTCGGTGCTGGTTGCCCTGATCTTCACGCCAGCGTTGTGTGCAACCCTGCTCAAACCGATTGACCACGAAAAACACGGTCAACCCAAGCGTGGTTTTTTCGGCTGGTTCAACCGCACCTTCGACCGCAGCGTACTGAGTTACGAGCGCGGCGTCGGCAACATGATCAAGCACAAAACTCCGGCTTATCTGGCCTATGCGCTGATCTTTGCCGGGATGGTCTGGATGTTCAACAGCATCCCGAGCGCGTTCCTGCCAGAAGAAGACCAGGGCGTGATCTTCGCCCAGGTGCAGACACCCGCGGGCTCATCCTCAGAGCGTACGCAAACCGTACTCGACAATATGCGCAGCTACCTGCTCGATAAGGAAGGCGCAGGGGTCAAGTCGGTGTTCACCGTGAACGGCTTCAACTTCGCCGGTCGCGGCCAAAGTTCGGGCCTGGCGTTTATCATGCTTAAACCATGGGACGAGCGCACGGCCGAGAACAGCGTGTTCGCGCTGGCCAAGCGTGCCCAGGCACACTTCTTCAGCTTCCGCGACTCGATGACATTCGCTGTCGTTCCACCCTCGGTACTGGAACTGGGTAACGCCACGGGTTTCGACCTTTACCTGCAGGATCAGGCAGGGCTCGGCCATGCCAAGCTGATGGAGGCTCGTAACCAGTTCCTCGGTCTGGCCGCCCAAAGCAAGATTCTTGCAGGTGTGCGCCCCAACGGTCTGAACGATGAGCCCCAGTACCAACTGGTCATCGATGACGAACGTGCCAATGCCTTGGGCGTGACGATGCTGGACATCAACACCACGCTGTCGATTGCGCTAGGTGGCAATTACGTCAACGACTTCATCGACCGCGGTCGGGTCAAGAAGGTCTACGTTCAGGGTGAAGCCGGCAGCCGGATGTCACCTGAAGACTTGAAGAAGTGGTATGTGCGCAACGCTACCGGTGAGATGGTGCCCTTCGCCTCCTTTGCCAGTGGCAAGTGGGTGTATGGCTCGCCGAAACTGTCACGTTACAACGGCGTAACCGCTGAAGAGATATTGGGTGTGCCAGCACCGGGCTATAGCACCGGGCAGGCCATGGACGAAGTCGAATCCATCATCAAAAAACTCCCGGCCGGTATCGGTTACTCATGGACCGGCCTGTCCTATGAAGAACGTCTGTCCGGTTCTCAGGCGCCAGCGCTGTACGCCCTGTCGCTGCTGGTGGTGTTCCTCTGTCTGGCAGCCTTGTATGAAAGCTGGTCAATTCCTATCTCGGTCATGCTGGTGGTGCCACTGGGGGTTATCGGTGCGTTGATAGCCACCAGCATGCGTGGCCTGTCCAACGACGTGTTCTTCCAGGTGGGCTTGTTGGTGACCGTCGGTCTGTCGGCGAAGAACGCCATTCTGATCGTCGAGTTCGCCAAGGAACTGCATGAGCAGGGGAAAAGCTATACCGAAGCGGCGATTGAAGCCTGCCGCATGCGGTTGAGGCCAATTGTGATGACGTCCATGGCGTTCATCCTCGGTGTGGTCCCGCTGGCGATTTCCACGGGTGCAGGCTCGGGCAGCCAGCACTCGATCGGTACAGGGGTAATCGGCGGTATGATTACGGCCACGGTCCTGGCGATTTTCTGGGTGCCATTGTTCTTTGTTTCGATATCCTCGCTGTTCAAAAGCAAGGTAAAACCGACAGAAACTCCACACGATGAGGCTGGCCAATGA
- the pcaD gene encoding 3-oxoadipate enol-lactonase, whose product MGFVQLADGQLHYQLDGPKDVPVLVLSNSLGTDLHMWDTQLPTFGKYFRVLRYDTRGHGRSLVTPGPYSIEQLGQDVLALLDGLKIEQAHFCGLSMGGLIGQWLGIHANERLHKLVLCNTAAKIGGPETWDPRIETVLRDGPAAMVALRDASIARWFTPEYAAANPDQAKRITDMLAATSPEGYAANCAAVRDADFREDLGSISAPTLIISGIHDPVTPPAGGRFIHDHIDGAEYEEVHAAHLSNVEAGEVFTSRVLAFLLS is encoded by the coding sequence GTGGGATTTGTACAACTTGCCGATGGTCAACTGCACTATCAACTTGATGGCCCGAAAGATGTGCCGGTACTGGTCTTGTCCAATTCGTTGGGCACCGACCTGCATATGTGGGACACCCAGTTGCCGACCTTCGGCAAATACTTCCGTGTCCTGCGCTACGACACCCGCGGGCACGGTCGCTCGCTGGTGACGCCGGGCCCCTACAGCATCGAGCAATTGGGTCAAGATGTGCTGGCGTTGCTCGACGGGCTGAAGATTGAACAGGCGCATTTTTGCGGTTTGTCCATGGGCGGCCTGATTGGCCAATGGCTGGGTATCCATGCCAACGAGCGGCTGCACAAGCTGGTGCTATGCAACACCGCGGCTAAGATCGGCGGTCCCGAGACCTGGGATCCGCGAATTGAAACGGTGCTGCGCGATGGCCCGGCGGCTATGGTCGCGTTGCGTGATGCGTCAATCGCACGCTGGTTCACGCCTGAGTACGCCGCCGCCAACCCGGATCAGGCCAAGCGCATTACCGATATGCTCGCGGCGACTTCGCCCGAAGGTTATGCCGCAAACTGCGCCGCCGTGCGCGATGCGGATTTCCGAGAGGATCTGGGGTCGATCAGCGCGCCGACACTGATCATCTCCGGTATCCACGACCCGGTGACGCCGCCTGCGGGTGGGCGTTTTATCCACGACCATATCGATGGCGCCGAGTACGAAGAAGTCCACGCGGCGCACCTGTCCAACGTAGAGGCGGGCGAGGTGTTTACCAGTCGGGTGTTGGCGTTTTTGTTGAGCTGA
- a CDS encoding CoA transferase subunit A, with protein sequence MAEILSLHDAVKQFVNDGDIVALEGFTHLIPTAAGHEIIRQGKKDLTLVRMTPDLIYDQLIGAGCAKKLIFSWGGNPGVGSLHRLRDAVEKQWPHAMEIEEHSHADLANAYVAGASGLPFAVLRAYAGSDLPKVNPMIKTVTCPFTGEVLAAVPAIRPDITVIHAQKADRKGNVLLWGILGVQKEAALAAKRCIVTVEEIVDDLKAPMNACVLPTWALSAVCLVPGGAHPSYAHGYYERDNRFYQAWDAIARDRDSFTAWIADYIHGTADFNEFKARLASVSEAQ encoded by the coding sequence ATGGCTGAAATTCTTTCTCTGCACGATGCCGTGAAGCAATTCGTCAACGATGGCGACATCGTTGCACTGGAAGGCTTCACCCATCTGATACCCACTGCTGCGGGCCACGAAATCATTCGTCAGGGTAAAAAAGACCTGACCTTGGTGCGCATGACCCCCGACTTGATCTATGACCAATTGATCGGTGCCGGCTGTGCGAAAAAACTGATTTTCTCGTGGGGCGGCAACCCTGGTGTTGGCTCCTTGCATCGCTTGCGTGACGCGGTCGAGAAACAGTGGCCGCATGCGATGGAAATCGAAGAACACAGCCACGCGGACCTTGCCAACGCCTATGTTGCAGGTGCGTCCGGGCTGCCTTTCGCGGTGCTGCGGGCTTACGCCGGTTCCGACCTGCCCAAGGTCAACCCGATGATCAAAACGGTCACCTGCCCCTTCACCGGTGAAGTGCTGGCGGCGGTCCCTGCTATACGCCCGGACATCACCGTGATCCATGCGCAGAAAGCGGACCGTAAAGGCAACGTGCTGCTGTGGGGCATTCTGGGTGTGCAGAAAGAAGCGGCACTGGCGGCCAAGCGTTGCATCGTCACGGTTGAGGAGATCGTTGATGACCTCAAGGCCCCGATGAACGCTTGCGTACTGCCGACCTGGGCCCTGAGCGCCGTCTGCCTGGTCCCCGGTGGTGCGCATCCATCCTATGCCCATGGTTACTACGAGCGTGATAACCGCTTCTATCAAGCCTGGGACGCTATTGCCCGCGACCGTGACAGCTTCACTGCGTGGATTGCCGACTATATCCACGGCACCGCTGATTTCAATGAATTCAAAGCCCGGTTGGCTAGCGTTTCGGAGGCTCAATAA